DNA from Triticum aestivum cultivar Chinese Spring chromosome 7D, IWGSC CS RefSeq v2.1, whole genome shotgun sequence:
ACGTACATAATTACTAGTTTTATCAAGGAATGCGAGAGGCTGCCGGAGATATGCTCTAGTACTGTCCTTTTTCCACGACCAGCGTCAAACCTCTCTTCAACGACCGGTGCGCACCCACACTCTCCAACCAAACCCTCTCCCACGCGTCCAAATTCCTCTCCACTTTTCTTTCTTTTCATCCTGAACCCCAAATTTCTTCCCCGCAGAGCACCACGAAATCATTGAAACAGTGCTCCTGAGATTTTAttaaagaaaaaaaaggaggaagatTCGTGGATGTGATTTATGCCCTCGCATCTGGCGCTGCTGTCGTGCCTGCTGGTGCTGCTCCTCTCCCTCGACAAGTTCTTCCTCCACTACCTCAAGCGCTGGCTCTCCGGCGGCGGCAGCATAATCCCCCGGATCCCGACCGGCGCCTTCAAGGCGCACTCGCACCGACCCATGGCGGCCGCCGGCAGGTGGAGCGAGACGGCCATGCTCGTCATCGACATGCAGGTGCGCGCTCTCCGTTCCTCGATCCGGGCCGTTCCCCTCCCCCCCCTTCCCTTTTTGCCGTGAAAGAATCCAGTTTTTGTGGGGGGGCTTCTTGTTTGGTGGGTCACCTGACCTACCTGCTTGTGAGTTATTGCAGAAGGATTTCGTGGACCCGGCGATGGGCAGCCCGGtgctggtcgccggcggcgaggccgtTGTCCCCGCCGTCGCTGAGGCCGTCGCCGTGGCGCGGGAGCGCGGCATCTTCGTCGTTTGGGTAATTTACGTTCCTCTTTCCTAGTGCTACTTTGCTGCTTCCCAAATACGGCCATACGGGAGTACTTATTATTTCTTTCAATGCAAGACGGGCCTCTGATTTCTTAGGAGCAATCCATTCTAATTCGAGTTCTAAGTAATCTCCATCTCTTGGCGTGGTACCACGGTTCCTGTTTTGCTGGCCCCGTTCCATTAGCCTTGCAATTTCCCATGTACTGTATGTCCTAGTAGGAGTACTATTTTCTTTGTCAAGTTCAACAACTGTCTGCGGCAGCATGAGATCTTCGCTCTTTCCAGAACCCACTCACTTGTTCTTTATTCTTGACTATCCTGCTTTACACCAGTACATATGTTactatttcttctccaacatttTTTAATCATAAAAGTGATTGTCCTTGTTTAATCATAAAATTGCTGACAGATGGTGAGGCATTTCGCTTTGGCCACTACCCTGGTTTGGTTACAAGTTCGAACAAATCCCTTCATGTTTTACTGTTTCATGTAGGGCAACAAATGACATGATAGCATTCCACATTTCGCCATATTATAACGACGTGGCGCAATAGTGGCATTATTCTCTCTAATCAAAGTTTCCAATCGGGGCATTTGAGGGTCGGTGAATTAAGTGGTTGTTGACTAGTTGGTATGCTTTATTTGTTTCTGTCTAGATAGTTGAGTGTTGTCAGATGTTTGTAATAGTGTGGTGTTATTTTGAATTGTGATGCAAAACGAATACTCCAGCTAGCATGGTCTCGATTCTGGTATTATGCAGCGCACACTTCAATTTTGGAATGACTTCTTTTTCTTCATTATGGTGTATGTGATGCATCAGTTTCCTATTGGTTGTACTGAAGCATATGCCATTCTAAATTCTGCTAAACATGCTTTGTGATACTAATTTGATCATGAATATTGCAATCTGCAAGCTAACCTCTGTTTGTGTAATCACACTTTCCCCTAGTTCTTCTCAAACTAGTGTGCTTTAGAAAGTAGGCAAGTAATTTGGATGTCTAGGCACTCTCACCATTCTTATAGCCGGGGTATTGATTGACAATGAACTATGCTATGTAGGTTGTCAGAGAGCATGACCCTTCTGGAAGAGATGTTGAACTTTTCCGCAGACACTTGTACTCTGGAGGAAAGGGTCCGACAGTGAAAGGTTTGAAAGGTGCAGAGCTGGCTGACGGGCTTTTTATCAAAGAAGGAGACTACAAGTTGGTGAAGACAAGATTTAGTGCTTTCTTTGCGACACACCTTGATTCCGTTCTTAAAACACAAGGAATAAAGAACTTGGTAATTGTTGGTAAGCACTGATACACACTGACTGTTATAGAAGTACATTTTTTTTGTTAGAATGGTAATTGGTTGCTGTAAGGTCGGTTTCTTTTCTTTAACTGTATCATTAATTTCTTCTGACTCCTTTTGCAGTTTATACCCTATCTTATGTTTTCAAAATGCATACGGTGGCAAGAAATCCGCTCTTACGAGTGTGAATCCCATAAAGGGAAATCTTGTACAATGCAgcaatatttttaaaatttgtgaggAACAAAGATTGCTTCCATTGTTTATGATTTATGATGTAGAGTTCAGTACCACATGTAGGAAAAACCTTGTTTAGAACAAATATCGTTTCCTTTGTTTACGCTTAATTGTCCAACATCACATTGGCAGCCACATTTACTGTTGTGTATATATGTGATGATTTTCAGGTGTTCAAACTCCAAATTGCATTCGACAGACTGTCTACGATGCTGTGGAATTGGACTATGAGAAAGTTATTGTCCTTATTGATGCAACAGCTGCTGCTAGGCCAGATATCCATTTGGGTGAGTATTCTTCTTTCGCGCTAGCCCTTCTATTTTACTCTCCATGTCAAATATATATGAAGCTGGCTCTTGGTGATTCCTTATGCATATGTTTAAACTAATGTTGACATGATATTTGACGTTAAACAGGAAAAACTTGAAAGTTAATTTCCGTGTTAATAAAATCCACCTTTTATGATCCTTTGTTTCCTCTCGTAGTTTGTGAAATTGTTTTTCCTATTGCATAGGTATTCTTTGTTTAAGTGGCATAG
Protein-coding regions in this window:
- the LOC123168884 gene encoding probable inactive nicotinamidase At3g16190, which codes for MPSHLALLSCLLVLLLSLDKFFLHYLKRWLSGGGSIIPRIPTGAFKAHSHRPMAAAGRWSETAMLVIDMQKDFVDPAMGSPVLVAGGEAVVPAVAEAVAVARERGIFVVWVVREHDPSGRDVELFRRHLYSGGKGPTVKGLKGAELADGLFIKEGDYKLVKTRFSAFFATHLDSVLKTQGIKNLVIVGVQTPNCIRQTVYDAVELDYEKVIVLIDATAAARPDIHLANIRDMKTIGVETPTLEEWRR